Proteins encoded by one window of Sphaerodactylus townsendi isolate TG3544 linkage group LG02, MPM_Stown_v2.3, whole genome shotgun sequence:
- the SPTSSA gene encoding serine palmitoyltransferase small subunit A, producing MVFSSAWKRMSWFYYQYLLVTALYMLEPWERTIFNSMLVSILGMALYTGYVFMPQHIMAILHYFEIVQ from the exons ATGGTGTTCAGCTCGGCCTGGAAACGAATGTCGTGGTTTTATTACCAGTATCTGCTGGTGACCGCGCTCTACATGCTGGAGCCCTGGGAGAGGACGATCTTCA ATTCCATGTTAGTGTCCATCCTTGGAATGGCACTTTACACTGGCTATGTGTTTATGCCACAGCATATTATGGCAATATTGCACTATTTTGAAATTGTGCAGTGA
- the LOC125427403 gene encoding E2F-associated phosphoprotein yields MSRLREEDDPYVVEEPSDEEPAQSSSEDEVDVLLHGTPEQKRKLIRECLTGESESSSEDEFQKEMEAELDCTMKNIEGKWKSQLTDATSSAGQAGTVTTSKYYDDIYFDSDSEDEDKVVSQEAKKKHKHKQRRIPTNDELLYDPEEDKRDQEWVDRQRRRYHNIRSTQPEGKQIRPPAIPSSDAVLNCPACMTTLCLDCQRHETYRTQYRAMFVMNCTVVKEETLKYKGPLNKRTKKAHKKIKQNNESVVDLEKPEEEEIYHPVKCTECSTEVAVLDKDEVFHFFNILASHC; encoded by the exons ATGAGCCGCCTGCGGGAAGAGGATGATCCTTATGTAGTCGAAGAACCCAGCGACGAGGAGCCGGCGCAGAGCAG CTCTGAAGATGAAGTGGATGTACTTTTACATGGCACCCCTGAGCAGAAGCGCAAATTAATAAGGGAGTGTTTGACTGGAGAAAGTGAATCCTCTAGTGAAGATGAGTTCCAGAAAGAAATGGAAGCTGAGCTGGACTGCACCATGAAAAACATAGAAGGCAAATGGAAATCACAACTTACAG ATGCAACTTCTAGTGCTGGGCAAGCTGGAACTGTCACCACTTCAAAGTACTACGATGATATTTATTTTGATTCTGATTCAGAGGATGAAGACAAAGTAG TTTCTCAGGAAGCCAAgaaaaaacataaacataaacagcGTCGAATTCCGACCAATGATGAGTTGCTGTATGACCCAGAAGAAGATAAAAGAGACCAAGAGTGGGTGGACAGGCAAAGAAGAAG GTATCATAACATAAGAAGTACTCAGCCTGAAGGAAAGCAAATCAGACCTCCAGCGATTCCAagcagtgatgctgttttgaattGTCCTGCCTGCATGACTACATTATGCCTTGACTGTCAAAG gCATGAAACATACAGAACTCAGTACAGAGCAATGTTTGTGATGAACTGCACCGTTGTCAAAGAGGAGACTTTGAAATACAAAGGCCCATTGAACAAGAGGACAAAGAAAGCGCACAAGAAAATTAAACAGAATAATGAATCTGTCGTTGATCTGGAAAAACCGGAAGAGGAGGAGATATATCATCCAGTAAAGTGTACTGAATGTTCAACAGAAGTGGCTGTCTTGGATAAGGATGAGGTTTTCCACTTTTTCAATATTTTAGCAAGCCACTGCTAA